The stretch of DNA TCTGAAAACAAATGACAGTAGGTATCTCGACATCACGTTGAATCGCGACTCGACGGAAAGAAATCGGCCACGTGTGCCGTGGTAGATATCCGTGGAGGAGGAATCCCGTATCGTTCGCTCGACCGAGTCGTTAACGATAATTCGATAGTCATCGAGCTGCTGGATGTGCGTGCGAATGGAACCGGGTTCGTGATCGGATCGATACGACGAGACAACTGTCAGCGGTATCGACGTGCGAATTCACCGAGTAATGGTTATCAACACGACCGACCGAGACTAAAAACGAAGTACACGTCGAGGTTCGAACGATGGGTGAGTGGAGACGATCGTTTATATCTTACGGTGGTACACTTACATACGAATCGGTTATTAAATATACACGAAGATCCGAGTCCGAGTATTAAATCGCGCGCGAGTTAACGTTGCAACGGTTCGCGGTTTACAGCACCGAGATATTGTATGTGTCTATATAATAATCTCAGCGCAGAATTTCACGCGTTATTTCCCATCGCGACGGATCTGTGATAATAGGAATCGGTGACATAACCTGCGACACGTCGCCACGAGCGTTGCTCAAAAGATCAGACGTGAAGGTGATCGGGAAGAACGGTGATCGAAAGTTTCCGTTTTTGGTATTCGTCGGGTGGGGGAAATAATTTGTCCTTCGTTTGTTTCGACAGCGTTCTTTTATTGTTCGATTATTGACGCTGGAGCATGCTCGACGAGAATACAATGTGATCGCGATGTTTACTCGGTGTGAATAAAGACaacttggaaaaattgaaactttggTATTGAAATATATTCCGAGTTCAACTTGACCATCTGGAGCTCGTCATCGAGAAACAGACGTGAGACGATCGTAAGAGTCGACTCTCGATCGAGATCTCTCGCGAACATTGCAAATAATACCAAAAGAGGCTGATACAGGAGTaacaataataggttgctcgataggttctgtcgttcgataagaaatcgagCTAGTAGGttcctaattttatttttctagagaTGTTACTATtattcgatgaacacgtgtgaagtttcacgtaaatctcatttgtatatttacagttcttTGAaccttgaagtgtcatagtaatttttacaatggagaaaaggacaagacttatcgaacaacccagtgTGTGTGATCCAGTCCTCGATTACGTTTCGATACACTCGGTTCATCGTCCGTGAAAATGGCTCGGAATTGATTAATAATGCTTAGTAGTTACACTTGCCGCGACATTCCAACGTGCACACGCGTTTACAGCAAGTTTCCATCGTTTGTCGAGCGAATCGCCATTGTTTCACGACTTCTCGGAACGTGCGGATGCGTGATTCCGTTTGGAACGAATACCAAAAACGGTAATTCTCGCGGCCATTGTTCTTCCATGCTCGTAGGAGCGGTATTGTACAGGTGTTTGCGTTATGTTTCCTCGATAGAGTTGAAAATAGTGAGATTCTTGTTCGCGATAATGCTATGCATCGCGAACATGATCATCTACGGTCTGAAAGTCAACATGGCGACGACCATCGTCGGTATGGTGAAGGCTCGAAGGAACGCTACTCATGCTCGGAATGAATCGCACGAGTGCAATTTCGCAGACGAGGATCAGGGCCATATCGATATAGATGGACCGTTTGATTGGTCAACGACCGAACAGGGCTTGGTCGTCAGTATATATTTCGCTGGTTACCTCGTGGGAATGTTTCCATCCGGATATTTCGCAGATCGGTGAGTAGATCGGTCAGTAGTGCTGGAAATTTACTAACACGCTTCGAGGCTAGTACAAACCAGGGGAGAACGAATTTACGACTTTTAATCGATGTAATGATCAATCGATTAACATTGAACCTACCTACATTTTCAGTGTACCTATTACTACCGTGACCGGTCTTTGAAACGACTTGTATTTTTTAGTACAGAACAAAAATAACACTGTGAAAAATAAAGTGAAAGATTTCACTGTGAAAAATATGGTTTCTATTATTTAGAAGTAAATAATGTACATTTGATTCATTTTCACCGCATTTCTTGCAAATAGCTTCTTATACGATACAACACTCTTGCACAATTTGGGTCCAAAGTATCTTATTTATCACAAGTCCTGTCGTACAGTCGAACTCGTTCCGATGATGGTTCTAACgttgctaaattaaagtatattACACCGAGGAAACGCAGTGGATTTGAAAATGACCTTGGttgcaattttctttcgaatcaaACGAGATCCTgcgtacaaatatttaaattctcaGCGATAAATCCTTTTCCATTCCCGCAGTCTTCTCTCGATGGAACAAAGGCCTTGGAAtttgaacaaaaaaatcaacgagtagaaatatattaaaaattttcgattttcgaatcgCTAAGGTCAATTTCAACTTGCTTCGATGAGTAAGACTTAACGTACACTGTTGTTTACGATCAACGACGATAGAAGGCCTTTgaatctaaataaaaaaatcaacaagtagaaatatataaaaaattttcgaTTCTCGAGTCGCTAAGGTCAATTTCAACTTGCTTCGACGAGTAAGACTTAACGTACGCTGTTATTTACAATCAACGACGATAGAAGGCCTTGAAatctaaacaaaaaaatcaacgagtagaaatatataaaaaattgtcGATTCTCGAATCGCTAAGGTCAATTTCAACTTGTTATTTACCATTAACGACGATAGAAGGCAGTCGTTACAATGATCGTGAATACATTCCCGTAGCTTCAACACGAAGAACGTTCTGCTGATCTGCGTGCTGTGCAACGCGATTCTAACCCTATTGGTACCGTTGGTGTCGCACGTGCTGTTCATCCTCTACATCCTGAGATTCCTCACGGGTTTCGTGAGCGCGGCGAACCTTCCGGTTGTGAACGTACTTGTTGGCAAATGGGTCGTTTACGAAGAGAAGAGCATGTGGGTCGCGATCATTTATGCCGGGACGTCACTCGGCACTGTCGTGTCCATCCTCACTTCCGGGATGATAATGAACAGTCACGGATGGGAATCCGTCTTTTATATACACGGCGCGCTACCATTAATTTGGTGCGCgggtttttatttcttcttcgccGACAACCCAGAAACGCAAAAATACATCACCGAATCGGAGAGAGAATTGATTGTAAATTCTTACGGCCATAGAAGCTTCGAATCCGGAACGATGAAAGTTCCGTGGAAGGAGATATTTACATCGGTGCCATTTTGGGCGTTGATTTACACGAACACGTTTGGAAACTTTTGCTGGTACTTCTTGCTTACACAATTACCGCTGTACATGAACAAAATACTACGATTCGACATCAAATCGGTGAGTCGTTCCTCGAACCCCTAATTCGACGAGTTTCGATCGATCTATTGTATCGTATAGAAAATTACAACACGTTGCGGTCCAAGTATCTGAATATTGAATCTGTTGGGAAGTTCTCTCATTTTTTTGTTCACAGTAgtagaattgaatattttacggATACTAGTGGTATCCAAAAATTTGAACgtgttcgaatataatttttaattttcgaaacaagTTATTCAGTTACTATCAACGATGCTACGTCAAAGTATGTTTTAAAACGTTTGTTTCACTACACAGAATGCTGTCCTCAGTTGTACCCCGTATCTTCTTAACGGAGTAATGAATCCATTGCTTGGCAAATTGCTGGATTGGGGAAGACAGAAGAATTTGTGGACGCAGACCGTTGCTCGGAAAATTGCTGTATTTATAAGTAAGTTCAGTTTCATTGTCTATAcactttaaatatatattttctttgctCTTTATTTGTCAATATGTTTCACAGATAACGAATACATAAGCATACACACACTACTTGTGAATCTACTGACACGTATAATATTTAAGCACGTGTTAAATGTAGATAGTATTTCAAACATTATCACAGAATACTTATCTTCTTTCccctattatttaaattttaagctacttttataaatttatcttaAACTTGCCAGATACACTACAGTGATAACTGCATCACTGTTGAGGGagccaaaaatacaaatatcgattGTCCAAATGTACTGTAAGGAGTGTATCTTTCTCTATATCGATTATCCACATTTACTAAATGGAGTGTATTCTTCTCTATTTTGATTGTCCAAATATACTATACggagtgtatttttctctgtatTGATAATCCAAATATACTATACGAAGTGTACTCTTCTGTATATCGATTATCCATATCTACTAAACGGAGTGTATTCTTCTCCATATCGATATAGTCCACATGTACTATACGGAGTGTATTCTTCTCTATTTTGATTGTCCAAATATACTATACgaagtgtatttttctctattttgatTGTCCAAATATACTATACGGAGTGTATTCTTCTCTATATCGATGTAATCCACATATACTAAACTGAGTATATTCTTCTCTATATCGATATAGTCCACATATACTATATGGAGTGTATTCTTCTCTATTTTGATTGTCCAAATATACTATAcggagtgtacttttctctgTATTGATTGTCCAAATATACTATACGGAGTGTATTCTTCTCTATATTTATATAATCCACATATACTAAACGGAGTGTCTTCTTCTCTATATCGATATAGTCCACATGTACTATACAAAGTGTACTCTTCTGTATATCGATTATCCATATCTACTAAACGGAGTGTATTCTTCTCCATATCGATATAGTCCACATGTACTATATGGAGTGTATTCTTCTCTATTTTGATTGTCCAAATGTACTATATggagtgtatttttctctattttgatTGTCCAAATATACTATACggagtgtatttttctctgtatTGATTGTCCAAATATACTATACGAAGTGTATTCTTCTCTATATCGATATAATCCACATACACTAAACGGAGAATATTCTTCTCTATATCGATATAGTCTACATGTACTATACGAAGTGTACTTTTCTCTGTATCGATTATCCATATCTACTAAACGGAGTGTATTCTTCTCTATATCGATATAGTCCACATGTACTATACggagtgtatttttctctatcttCTCTATTTTTCTATATCGATATAGTCCACATGTACTATACAAAGTGTACTCTTCTGTATATCGATTATCCATATCTACTGAACGGAGTGTATTCTTCTCCATATCGATATAGTCCACATGTACTATACggagtgtatttttctctatcttCTCTATTTTTCTATATCGATATAGTCCACATGTACTATACAAAGTGTACTTTTCTCTATATCGATTATCCATATCTACTAAACGGAGTGTATTCTTCTCTATATTAATATAGTCCACATATACTATAcaaagtgtatttttctctattatCTCTATTTTTCTATATCGATTGTCCAAATGCACTATAAAGAGTGTATTTATTCTCTTTGCAGGTTGCGTTCCACCGAGCATCTGCCTCATCATAATCGCGTACATTGGTTGCGAGCGCGTGGCATCCACGGTGTTACTGATAACGAGCATTGTGTTGTGCAGTGCGATTTTCGTCGGCCATCTCACCAATCAGAATGACCTGGCACCGAATTACGCGGGAATCTTAATGGGCATCACAAATACGCCCGGAACGATCTCAGCGTTTATCTTGCCAGCTTTGGTAGGAGCTCTCGTGGAAGACGGGGTAAGTCAATGAACTTGAACGTTTAATTACAATTGAACGCGTCTGCACACAGCCGGTACtctctttacaaatattaacgcTTAACTAACCGCCGAGAACGACCAATTTTCAATTGCAATCTGTGATTTTTCAAAATCACTTTCGACAGCGgtttaataattttactttgTGTAAAAGCATTGATCCACCGAGTGTTTGTTTACGAAATTTCTAAGAAGTCCCGAGCAATATGTACAATATCATAATTGAACTCCAATAACGATATCCAGTAGCGATATTAATCGATCGCACCTTGGAACttcatttgaatatttcaatcaATATGAATGATTTATCGATACattctttgtaataaaaaatagataaatatgatgatgtattgtacaaattttgtaacatgttttcagaaataattctttgatttagaatatttatatactGATGCTCTTAACTTCTTTTTCttaactttttaaatttaaatttgctTGGTTCAACAAACTTTGTGCGTTTTTGGATCGTAAAAACTGAAAAGCAAACATACGAGACGGCAAAGAAACATCCCGGTGTTTTTAACGAAACACGATGCCAGTTATGATATTGACAGTTCTGTCAAGATAAACATTGAATCGACGGAGTCAATTTGCTATCCGATAAGCACGATACGACTGGTCATAAATATGGAAACCGTAGacttaaattaaacgaaaaccgACATGTGTTACATATCTAGTCATTTTATAATTCATTGTGCTTCTTTATTAATGCAAATAAAGTCCAAGTCCTTCCTAAGTTTACATTAATTTATCAATGTTCGACTCATGGAAATCTTAAGATTTACTTTTAAAATCTCGTCCAGGGTCTACTTCAGCCTTAAGTTTTTGaaagttttattttataaaaaagataTTTCAGCCTCGAAATAGATGCTACAACAAAGATTATTAATGCTCACAATGGCCCATGTAGCATATCTTTAATTACTAAAGTAAAAAAGAAAGCAGTATCTAACTCATTAAGTACATTAGTTTCTTCTTCAaagttaatgttttttttttttgtataagaATTACACGgtacataaataaattttaacgatgatgtaacatttttttctaaatgTCCCATAAGTAGGACACCGGTAAATAAAGTGTCATACTTTGTATTTAGTTCGATCAAGTAATTTTACGGACatggaattgtttttttttttttatattttctagaaAAAATGTTCGATACTCTTATTCGCATTTGTTACCTTCGATTCATTACTCAAAGTCTAATACTACGAGTATTTACGTTTCTTGTTATTTACTACAGCATTTCGAGCGAAATATTAGATTGTGTATAGATACTAAAACTGATATGACcgtattaaattatttcttatctcgattaattttatattttacgataTAGCACACTATAGCACGTTGGAGAATCGTCTTTTGGATTACCATTATTTCTCAAGTGTCAGCATTCGTTGTGTATGTCTTCGCTGGTTCGGCAGAAATTCAAAAGTGGAATACTCCTGTCAGTGAATGACAAGAAGATGGCGCAACATAAACGTGGCTTTCACAGCTTTTGGCAGTATTTATCCACTTATTTACAAGAATAAGAGATCTTTAAAATTGATCATTTACGAACAATGATGAACGTAACGCTTATATTGTTCTTAACTACGTCCTCGACAACAGAATCtttagtgaaaaatattttagactTACCTATTCTtcttatatattttgtatacattttATGCTACagcaataaatatattatatacgaaAAACATAATTTCGATGAGTGTACACTTAATTCTTTACTCGTAACAGCCAGCACAATATAAACAAATACATGCACAATTCATCGCTTGCACAATGATTATCCGAATGTCATTACCATCGATACGATAACTTACAATTTTCGTCACACGGTGTCAGAGCGTAGAAAATATCAGATcgctcgaaaaaagaaaagaagaaaactacAAAAAGAAGAAGTATCAATATTTTGATCCGAAATTACCTAAACTGGTCCCTTAAGAGAGCTCGGATCGTTAATAAATTCACAAAGAGACCGCCAGGCGGAAGTGTAGAGGACGTCTCAAAGTTAGCTACACTTTTCTCGAACTTCTGTCAAAGTGGAGGACttaaaattacgaaacgaaGAGCCAAGGGAAATTGAAACTCGCAAAGTGTTCGGAGTAGTCATCGTCGTTATAAATAATTCGTGCCAGGGTTCCCCCAGCGACATTCTGGTGCCCGTGAAAATCTTTTGAGAGTCATGTGCGCGATGTATAAAGGCCCGCCGCGCGGCCACAGTAATTAGAACCGCGAGACCACCCGTAATGATGGCCGACCAATTAAGGGCCACCTGGTACAAAAATCCGTCTTATCCCAATTAGATCGCGGCGTTGGCAGCTAGCGGTCCGCGAAACCGTCGCCCAAAAAGAAGCAGCGAATACGGGACGAAAGAGTCGACTGCCGACGTTAACACGGAATATTTATGGCGGCTGAAATATTACGTTTGCGATCTATTTTCGTTGAACGGCGACTCGTTTTCGGCAGGCTCGTTTtcgctaaaaaaaaagaaacagaaggtGACCCGTTAAGTCACTTCCTCTCGTTTGACACGCTTCCTGTATCCGCTGCCACGAAACACGCGCCTCGATGAAAAGCTTCGAGGCTCGTATTCAGAAATTTCGGTATAGAAGTAATATTCGGCGTGCAAATTATTTCTCGGCCcttaaattaatttcatcgcGGTACTCGCTTAAACTGAACTCTCCCGCGTCGCGTTGCGCTATTAAGGAGTATTACGTATGTAAAACTAACCTTGAAACCGAGACAACCGACCCTCTACAACTGTCCTAACCTCAAAAAAGTAGTCAACTGTCCTAACCGAGAACAAGTACattcttaaattttattttaagtgtgtcttctgcgtttgtttctacTAGAATGATACTAGAATGTTTCTAGTTTCGATGGAAGTAATTTGCGGagaatatttagaataataaatgtttcgcGAGATCTCTCCGAactataattatttctttcggtGTGCACGATAAGTCGAGACTCTGAGGAGTGATTCTTATCGGTAACTCGTATCCGTTTTGTAAGCTTTCGTATGTTTGTATTCTTCTTAATTGTCACCGAATCGTAACATACGACAGAAACCTTATCCATATTTGTAGTAGTTTTCGAGAAATTGACATATAGGATTCATATTCTACGCGCAATACACCGATGATACTGCTTCGGGAGCCATGAACAGTATCAACTTCTCACAGGCAATAAACTCACGAATACCCGCGACACTCCTCATTTGTCATTTACATTATCTACCGTGTTCTAAATATCACGTTTAACACGAATTACGTTACTTTGTTTAACCGATTCGTGCCGTTGTATCAACGAACAGTTACATTTACCACAGAAATGAGGATCATGCGACGATACGCGagaaaggaaaataatattacCGTGTCTAGAAGCTATCACGAACCTCCCAACAGTTAGTCTCGTATTCGAAACATAAGACCGAATATATCACCGGTAAAAAGTACTACGGAAGTCACGTTTAGTCGATCAATTATACCGACATCCATCATCCCGAATTTATTACCAAGTCGGTAATTAATGCCCTCGCGCGGCAGTAGACGAAGGAATAGAAAGTGAAAGATGGTGGACaacttgaaacttttttttctcgttctcaCGTAGGTGGTCCTGGACACCCGATTTCCATCGTGTTTACTAATCTATGAGATGAATATCTCGAGACAGACGTTTTTCTTACGAATAATGCTCATTTGTTTGCTCAACGTTGGAACAGACGATCCATTCTCTCGGTAGAGCGAAACGTATGATTTATTATCCCAGTTGTTAGCTAGACGAGAGAACCTCTGCCACTGTGGATAACGATTATCGCCCTATCGATTCTCCCAGATGCCCTTGTTTTAAAATTCGCTGTTCCGTTGGTATATCTTGCGATAAGAGTATCTTCGATGAAGCTTCCTACCAGTGAGTAGCTTTCGATAAGTAATCGTGGATCATCGATATCGACGAAAGGACAAAGCATCCAGGACTTTTTCATCGTTGAATTACGATCGATTCGGTGCACTACGAGGACTATTTTCTCCCACTGTGCGTCatcgttattatcgttatcTCATAAAATATGAACAACGATTCAAATCGAGCATCGTAACTTGAAATTCAATCCTCAATTAACATCCTTTCGATCGTGTTTAATACGAACATTCACCGACGGATATTCTCACTCCTTAATTGTAACGATAAAGTAAAATCGGTTACACAATCGATGAGATACGATCGATTCGACTATCGCcaaaaatgactagaacgaaCGTCATTTTTACAGTCGAATTAGAACGTCAATTTGTGCATCGATGACACAAGTTAATCAGTTTGCGACCTTTCGATTTGGATACATGATTTGGAAATTAAgttcgatatttaaaaaaggGTGCACTTCTTTAGAATGTTTATTCGTTATATTTCTGTCTAACTGTTGCAATGTTTATGTATTCTGAGCAAGATGTATATACAGAGTCTGAATGATGTATGAGTGAATTTAAAAGAATTGAAGTTTGGAATTGTGCACTCTGGAGTGTATCGGAGTGTTTGTTGCCAAACACagctaaaaataaatttttaagggTTGGATTACGgtgtttagaaatattttgaaaaatgtttaggTCATCACGAACCACGATTTTTGTACTTTCCGGTATTGAAATATTCTCTTTCCGTCAACTATTTCgcttaattttaaattacataatTATTCAACCGTacagtttattcgaataattgcaaTGCGAATTTGACGACTCACGTTCAAAATCGCGATAATTGATTTGAAATAGGAACGTGCGTTTCGGATTCTTACGAAACATAGAACcatacaacgatatgtttttCCATTTAAACATTTTGCAGTTGCAAATTATTTAGTCAAGAAGTATGAGAATGTAATTGGTACAGGTACAACGATCGATAAGGGCGCTTTaattaaattcgataaaatttccaaaCGTTGATTCGGTCGCATTCCAGTTCTGACTGTGTTCTAATTTCGTGGTTGACCTAAAGTTCAATAACGGCTTAAAAGCAGATTAAAGAACAGTTTCAGGTAATACTAGCGATGGATGTAATCCAATGACATACTTACCAACACCGATACGTAACAATTCTCAAGCATTGTATCGGGGTCTCACGAAAGAATAGGTTGTCAttgttaaaagtaaaatatactCGTGAATCAAGTTAGACGATTCGAAGTATTATCGAGACACTCAAAAAACAACGTTATATCTACTTGGTCTATTACTAGAGTATTATTGAAACACTTTCGACTAAATCTGCAtctgaataataattaaaatattcttaattattttgtacGTACTACGTTTTCTTACTTTTACTTTTGAGAAGCAATATCCAAGTTAGTATTACTATTAGTACAAAATGGAGTCAACCGGATGATAAAACAGTCGGgaaaacgattttttttcaacaattaCCAAAAAATAAACAATGCAATCAAAATCAAATTATCAGATACAGTTATTATTCTTACTGTATTCGGTATGTTTCTTATTTCTCCGTGAACACGAAGAATTCATCACGATCGATAACAAAAGAATTAATCGCGTTCTAACCTCAAAATCTGAGACTAATTTTATGAAAATCCTTACCGTCGCTTTTCGATTTTCCACAAGTTACGAATACGATCGTAAACCGACATGAAACTGCACGTAATTTACAGCTATCGATACGATAGTCGCGTGTCTCAATGGGTTTCGAATAGTTGGAAGACATTCCTCGGAACGGTCGGATACAAGAGTATCAATTTTCAGCGGGTATCGAGAGGATGAAAACACGTCTGGGTCCCGTCACCGTGGAACAAGATTACCAAGGACCAATCGGAAACTACGTTACGAAACGACACATTCGTAACGCTTCGATTTTTTTCCCCTACCGAGCGAGTTTAAGTCCCGTGACGTTTTTATTTTCAGCGGTTGAGAATTAGACGAGCGAAGAAACCCGCCGAAAAATCGCGGCAGAGTTCCACCGTGGAAGAAGCTCGGCGGTCGCCCAACAATCCGTCGAAGAAGCTATTAATCAGGCATAATTAAGGGTCCGTTGATCCTTCAACCGAGGGATCGAGACGTCGACTCGTTTGCTCAGAGCTGGCAGAACTAGACTCGGTTGCGCGTCTCTCGGCGCCGCGGTTAATCAATCCTGAAGCTCGTTACAGTCGAGCTCACCGATGGCTGAGACGACGTCTACGCATACGACGTGGCACCAGAATGTCAAGAATTGTTAATCTACCGAGACTCGGCGTTCAACGTCCGCCGATAGCGATGCGCCGCGAAGCGAACCCTCACTTTTAGGCGCTCCGAAGAGCCACCGACGCCCTCGTTCGTGCCACTTCGTTCAAACGGGGAACCTTCGGGAAAGACATTCGCTGCCGAGCGC from Ptiloglossa arizonensis isolate GNS036 chromosome 14, iyPtiAriz1_principal, whole genome shotgun sequence encodes:
- the LOC143154208 gene encoding sialin-like, producing the protein MELKIVRFLFAIMLCIANMIIYGLKVNMATTIVGMVKARRNATHARNESHECNFADEDQGHIDIDGPFDWSTTEQGLVVSIYFAGYLVGMFPSGYFADRFNTKNVLLICVLCNAILTLLVPLVSHVLFILYILRFLTGFVSAANLPVVNVLVGKWVVYEEKSMWVAIIYAGTSLGTVVSILTSGMIMNSHGWESVFYIHGALPLIWCAGFYFFFADNPETQKYITESERELIVNSYGHRSFESGTMKVPWKEIFTSVPFWALIYTNTFGNFCWYFLLTQLPLYMNKILRFDIKSNAVLSCTPYLLNGVMNPLLGKLLDWGRQKNLWTQTVARKIAVFISCVPPSICLIIIAYIGCERVASTVLLITSIVLCSAIFVGHLTNQNDLAPNYAGILMGITNTPGTISAFILPALVGALVEDGHTIARWRIVFWITIISQVSAFVVYVFAGSAEIQKWNTPVTFGSIYPLIYKNKRSLKLIIYEQ